A window from Mus caroli chromosome 2, CAROLI_EIJ_v1.1, whole genome shotgun sequence encodes these proteins:
- the LOC110289844 gene encoding olfactory receptor 5W2-like — protein sequence MEVGNCSATEFLFLGITNNPVIKVTLFTTFLIVYLIILIENLGMIILIRMDHQLHIPMYFFLSHLSFSDVCYSSAVGPKMLLDLLAKSSNSITFLGCVLQFFIFCIFTDVECMLLAMMAFDRYKAISNPLLYAVDMSSKVCYQLLAVVYIVAIVDAIVHTTLTFRLCFCGSNEINHFFCDLPPLYMLSCSDIQVNELALFTVFGFIELSTISGVLVSYCYIILSVLKIRSAEGRFKAFSTCTSHLTAVAIFQGTMLFMYFRPSSSYSLDQDKMTSLFYTLVIPVLNPLIYSLRNKDVKEALQKLKTKTWF from the coding sequence atggaGGTTGGGAACTGTTCAGCCACTGAGTTCCTTTTCTTGGGAATTACCAATAATCCTGTGATCAAGGTGACTTTATTTACTACTTTTCTAATTGTCTATCTCATTATTCTTATTGAAAATCTTGGAATGATAATTTTGATCAGGATGGACCATCAGCTTCACATCCCAATGTACTTTTTCCTCAgccacctctctttctctgatgTCTGCTATTCCTCTGCAGTTGGACCAAAGATGTTATTGGACCTGCTTGCCAAGAGCAGCAACTCAATTACTTTTCTTGGCTGTGTTCTTCAGTTCTTCATCTTCTGCATCTTTACAGATGTGGAGTGTATGCTGCTGGCAATGATGGCATTTGATCGATACAAGGCAATCAGCAACCCCTTGCTATATGCAGTAGATATGTCCAGCAAGGTGTGTTACCAACTTCTGGCTGTAGTTTACATAgttgctattgtggatgctataGTACACACAACATTGACATTTCGCTTGTGTTTCTGTGGGTCCAATGAAATCAACCACTTCTTCTGTGATTTACCTCCACTATACATGCTTTCCTGCTCTGACATTCAAGTGAATGAACTTGCCTTATTTACTGTTTTTGGTTTCATTGAACTGAGCACCATCTCAGGAGTTCTTGTCTCTTACTGCTATATCATTCTATCAGTCCTGAAGATCCGTTCTGCTGAGGGTAGGTTCAAAGCTTTTTCTACTTGCACCTCTCATTTAACTGCAGTTGCAATTTTCCAGGGAACTATGCTTTTCATGTATTTTCGGCCAAGTTCTTCTTATTCTCTAGATCAAGACAAAATGACCTCACTGTTTTACACCTTGGTGATCCCCGTGTTGAACCCTCTGATTTACAGCCTGAGGAACAAGGATGTGAAAGAGGCACtccaaaaactgaaaacaaaaacttggTTCTAA